The Trichoderma asperellum chromosome 6, complete sequence region ACATCGCTTGCACCCAGGCTCCTTAGAATCACATACTAAACATCGTCGACGGCATTCCCAACAGTGGCGCTTGCCTTGGCCCCCCGTATTTCGCATCCGTTGACTTGGAAGTTCGGAGAACTGAGGCATCGAGCGGCTTATTTTAAACATTTGCGTATTTTTTAGCAAAGAGACAGTTGATGCTGGGGAACTCCAATTGGTTTAGCTGTTTTAAAGCTGCCAGCGCAGAGTTTCAATTGCCCATCTCTATTCAGCTTcgatatttttaacttatgaAAAGGAGGCTACTTTCTAGGCAGCCTTAATAAGCCTGTCAGGGGTGCTTCAAGTTTGCGCCACAGTTCTACGTCAGCAGTCCGCTAGTATCGGGTACACCTACAGTAGTAGTTTCAGGATATATGCACCAATTTATGCCTGTACTTGTAGCCACATGCCCTATTATAGGTTGTGGAATTATGGAGGGTCTGCACATTTCTTGTTTATCGGCATGTATGTGCAAGAAGCCCCTCCGTACGAAAATATTGACCCAGTGTCATTAGTACATTGTCTACTTTGAAGTAAGAATGGGCATATACTCTGTGCAAGAAAGCGAGACAAATACGGCTACATACTTGCGCGCACTGTCAGTTTAGCCGCATTAACTCAATTCCACTATGACAGATCTATCATTTGCATCATGCAAAATCTGTTTCGATCTAGATGAGATCATTATCCGTCAAAAATGCGATGCAGAGGGGTTTTATACCTACTGTTTATGGGATCTCGTTCAATCGGCGAAGCAATGTTTCACATGCGGCCTCATCATGGAGGCATGTAAACACTGCCATCCTCAAGCTGTCGAGAATTCAAGAGTTTATACACTAAGCTTCGCGGCTGATACGAAGTTGTCAAGCGAAAGCCTGTCTTTGGGCGTATGGCCTACTGAGGGCGTGGCGGACATGACTCATAGAACATCTCGAAGGGTGAACATTTATGCAAAACCGGGTAGTTTTTAACACAATAATGAGTTAGTTATCAAGAGAAAGGACTGACAGATGCATATAGGAGAGCCTTGTCCTTGGCCGCTTTTTAAACCGTGGTCAGGTGTCTCGAAGGATAGTGATCATCTTGCTGAGCAAATCTTGAGCTGGATAAAGGATTGTGAGAGACACCACGAAGATTGCCGCATGCCGCATGCGCCAATACTCCCAAGAGAGTTGTTCAAATCATGTCGGATACGATAGGAACTCTCAAAGTCCGTCTTGTCGAACCTAAGTCGCTCACAGAGGGTCGCTATGCGTGTCTTAGCCACTGTTGGGGGAAAACTCAAATCCTAAGAACTGTGTCTGACAACATCAAAAGACTTGGGGATGAGATCCCGTGGAGTTGCTTATCTAAGACATTCCAGGATGCCATCGAATTCAGCCGTATCATCGGCATTGAGTATATTTGGATTGACTCTTTGTGCATCATTCAAGATTCTGCGGATGACTGGGAAAGCGAGGCCGCAAAGATGGCCGATTATTATGCCAACTGTCACATTACCCTAGCAGCAACAGCTGCAATAGATGGAGGCATCGGATTCTTCCCGGAGCTGCCTGAATACGACAAACCATTAGAGATCCAGGGTGTGCATCATGGCCAACGCTATCACCTGATCGCCGAGACAGGAATCTCACATCCGTATGAAGTGCAGCCGGATTCATTACTCATCCCAGAATTTCCTTTGATGACTCGCGGTTGGGTATACCAAGAGCAAATATTGTCCCGCCGTTATGTCCATTTCTGCGCTAAAGAAATTGTCTGGGATTGTCGATCTCAGACCCTCTGTCAGTGTGAATCAAAATATGAGAACACACACTGGGACCTCTTCCGCACAAACTCTAGTAGGAGTATCATGCGCAACAATGTCAAGACTGGAAGGGCAGCTAGGCAACGGGAACTTTGGTACGACAACGTCATGAATATGATGGACCTTGAATTTACCTACATAAGCGACCGGTtgccagccatggctgggaTTGTCTCCCAGTTCGCTACCCTGTTTAACACGAGGTATCTCGCCGGGCTGTGGGAGGCCACTTTTATCATTGACAGCTGCTGGTCAATGGACGAGTTTAGTCGTCGACCAAAAGAGCTGAGAAATATTCCGTCATGGTCGTGGGCATCCGTTACCGGAGGAATCGACATCACTTGGTGCCAGCGACCCTTGACAGACGATACCGTCAACATCTTCTCTAAAGTTGTACATATAGACTGTGTATCTGAGGGTCCTTTGTATCTTGGGCGTCTTGGCAAGGGTCTAGTCACGCTGAAGGGACCGGCTCTGAATGCAATTATCAGAGTTCGTACTAATGACGAACCCAACCCGTCTCCCGAGAAACTCTTCACTCTGAATTTTCACAGCGTCGGAGACATTAGTCTCGGGGAATCAACAATCTCCGGTTGGTCTTTCAGTCCGGATGCACCAAACGATGAGACCAATATTTGCGATGATGGGAAGCTGAGGATCATAAAAATGATGGCGGGGCATCTAAAGAGAACAGGAAGAGAGTGGGGGGTATTTCTTGTAGTGCAAAAGGTGGAAAAGCAGGATAATTGGGAGAGAATTGGACTATTATTTGGTAACAGTCTAAGACGAAACCAAGGAGGCAAGGAAGTTTGCTTTTTGAAATGGTTCGAAAGCGCCGCGCAAGAGCAAATAACACAGATTGAGTAATACGGGCAAGAGGTTTAGTGCCTTATGCAGCCTGCATGTAAGGACTATTTCGAGTCTACGGAGTATAGATGCGCGAACTAGGATTGAGAGCTGCAAGACTTCTTCAAGACTTCAATTCTCTTATGTTGTTTGTATTTCGGGTGCGTTAGTAGAGCATATTTCTCAGCCCATTTATTTGAGCGACGGATCTGAGCCCTCCGGCTTGCCGCTAATCTGGAACTGGCGCTACGTTGTGAACTCTGGCCATCGTGAACATGGTTGAGGTTTCCATTAATTCATCATGTGCCAAGTTCATGATATATTGGCTTCTGTGCTGAGGTGAGTACAGTAAATAGAGGTAAGACTACAGTTTTTGAGCGCATGAGACAAACTCGTCTTTCTCGTGCTGACAAACTGACAGTACGTAGATGCCAAATAGTATGTCTCAGTTGAACTCAGAATACGAGTAATAACTGCAGCCACTCTCTCTCAAAATCTGCAGGATCCATGGCCATATACGGAGGTAGCAGTAGTTGCTGTCTTATCTTGCCTCACATGACTCTATGTTATGATGTCACTGACTCTGATGGCTCAGTTTGAAGAGTCATTCGGACAAGTGAGCATAAATGTGGATTGTTATGTAGGGCGGTTTCACGAGGCTATGTTTAACTCACCGCTTTTCACACGAAATTGTCTTTTTCTAAATGGCTTGACCGCGTTAAGCCGTCAAAAATTTTACATCATTGCTGCTGTACTCCGTAATTTTCATGTGTACATGGCATGCTGGATTTATAGATTTCACCGTTCACTGAATTTGTACCTGCCTTGACCCCATCTGTCGGTTTGTCTTGATGTTAATACACGTGTAGCAGCTTCCGCAATACCGAACTAATGATATCATGGGATGGTAGTTATTTACAGCCCTCTATACCGCCTGCCACCGTTCCCAGCATGGCGCCTCAACGGCAATTCCCGCTCTGGTACACGGATCTAGGATTCCTGGTGGAAGGAAGCAGATACGGATGGGAAATTCTCTAGTAGGTCGATAAACTTACACTGGTGGCCAGTAATAAGCAACCACGAAGGCAGGCTAAAAtagctctctctcccttccgTATTAACGCTTTTCGCAAGTTCGTATTGATACTCTTGTCTCAGATTTTTTGGGTAGGATGCATAGCTGGAGCAACAATACCTTTGGATGAGACGATAATACGGTATTAATACACTATAAATGCTGGTATGCTTTCCTCAAATCTAACCATCTAAACCACCTTCCGCGTCAACGCCGCTTTTGCAAGTCCCCTCCCCGACGCTTTGATACACTTAGTTGCAAACCATATATATCTTTCCTATTGTAACCAATCCGCCGATATGCAGCTCTCAATTATCTTCGCTACACTCATTACAGCTATCACTGCGACCTATGGTATTCTCTCGATAAATTCTAGgtctatatatatgtatccTAACAGTTCTTCTAGTGTCATTCGATCCAGGCTATGACGATGGTACACGCACGCTTCGAGATGTATCTTGCTCCGATGGCCCCAATGGACTCATAACCAAGTATCACTGGGAAACTCAGGGCGAAATCCCCCGCTTCCCATATATTGGTGGCGTTCAAGGCACTACCTGGAATTCCCCATTATGCGGCGCTTGCTACAAGCTAGAATATGGTGGCAGAAGTATACATGTCTTGGGCATAGATGCTGTCTATAACGGCGGTTTGAACATTGGCCTACACGCCTTGAATAATCTCACTAATGGCAATGCTGTCGCATGGGGACACGTGGATGCTACTGTTACGCAGGTCTCTGGAAGGAAGTGTGGCCTTGAAGAATACAAGATGTCATCCGGAGATAAGTAAATAATGGCACATGCGGCCCTGGTCATAAAATAGTATCTAGTTCGTCTAAAAATGTGCATTTTAAAATAGGAAGTACTCGTTTATGATCGTGCCAATCTCAGCCAAGCCACTACCTCAGATCAGAGTAATAAGCTTTTCTAGCTTATACTAATCTATTAGTTCAGCTTTAACGCTTTTGACGCGGAAAGAAAATTGGAGACCCATACGATAATAATACGCGGCCGGCAGCGTAAGCCAACGGGTTGCAGCAAGAACAAAATTGGGCTATAAAAGCACAAATGAGTCccaatatatatacaccCCCTAAAAGGTTTAGGATTCCCTCTCTATATTGGTGACATTACGTATAAAAAATGCCGCCTATCTCAACGTAAAGGAACATACCCCATATGGGTTGTTGGCCTTGTTGTACAATAGGCCAGCCCATTTCATCCACCGCAATTAGCCGCTAACCAGAATTAAACACAATACACCGGCTCTAGTCCATAATTCGCATAATTCGCTGCAGCTTACGCCATACAAAATAGGAAATACGTAGTAGTCCGAACAAAAGCACCTTGCCCCTGGTTCATACCCTTGCAAAAGCCTTGTCAGATAAACTCGTACGTTAAGCGCTGTATCAGTGTGGTAATGCCTATGTAGTTCCAGCGAAGAAGGAACTGAGCGGCTATCGAGAAAACGGCCATAAAGACCTGCCAAATTGCCGCTTATCCGCTTTTGACTCCATACTCTCCTCTCATGTGCCATGGTGCCTGTGCTGCTAAACAGCAACTACTATCATGAGCCAGACCATATCAAGGCATCTATCTATGATGCGTCAATAGATTCATGTGATAGGCGCGCAATGCATGCTACTGTACCCGCACCATCTTCGCTAATCTCATAAGGCTCTGTTTCTCCAATTCTTTGTTGAGATGGCTTCTAGCACGGCTTGATTCCCTGGCATTCCACAGGTTGAAGACGTTGTTACCCCCTCTGAAGGGCGATGGATTATTCCAGTTGCCCAAACGATGCCACATTCGGGCCTGCTGTCCATGGCTGCAACCATAGAGACTTTGATTTCACTCTAAAATTTGAGGCAATATTCTTTTCAATTCTTCCTGCTGCAgttttcatcatcctcgcgCCTGCCCGCGTCATCTGGTTATTCGAAAAACCTGTCATCGTGAAGGGTCGAGATTTCCAGTTTTCTAAAGCTGTAGGTACACTCGTTCATATATGTGCTCCTGATGGTGAGGAAATTACGGGGCTAGAATGCTGAAGTTAATTTATGCTAGGCTTTCATTGCCCTTTGCGTTGCATTACGCTTCTCATCTTTTATGTTGAGTATCATCTGGCGTGGCGAGCAGGCTCCTCTGTTTATAACATCCGCCACACTAGAGGTGGTTGCCATCTTGTTGGCCCTACCCTTGTCTTTTCTTGAACATGCTCGTTCACCACGTCCGTCGATGCTGCTGAGCGGCTACTTGATTCTTTCACTAATCTTTGACATTGTGCGAACCCGTTCGTTCTGGCTATTGGCTACGACGCGCACCGAGAGCGCCTTTGCCGCGGTTTTCACAGCCGCTGTCGGCGTGAAAGCTGTTGCATTCCTGGCCGAGTCTCAAACGAAAACGAGATGGATTCAATGGGATGCCACTGCTCACAGTCCAGAAGAGACGACTGGATTCTTTGGACTGGTAGTATTCAGTTGGCTCTGGGACATATTCGCAATTGGTCGCAAGAAAGTGTTGACTTTGGATGATCTATTCCCTCTTGATCAGCATATGGCGAGTGATACTTTACGAATGAAGCTTCAAGCTTCAAAAAAGGCCTCTCCAGGCCATAGCCATAAGCATGGACTTGCCAAAGCTCTTGCCAAATCCATATTGGggtctctgctgcttccgATACCGCCGAGACTCGCCCTGTCAACCTTCAAATTCTGTCAGCCCTTCCTCATCAACTCACTGCTATCGTATCTGCTGATACCAGCATCTGAAAGACCGGTCAACTATGGTTATGGTTTGATAGCGGCGACGCTTTTTGTTTACGGAGGCATTGCTATTTCAACATCCATTTACTATTATCTACGAGAGAGGGCTATTTGGAAGGCTCGCGGAGCTCTAGCCAGTTCCATCTACGAGCAGGCTCTACGATCTAGACTCTCGGTAGTTGGTGACTCTTCTGTGCTTACACTAATGAGCACGGATATCGAACGTACCCGGCCGGGCCTCACGTCTATGCACGAATTCTGGGCAAGCTTCCTCGAAACTGGAGTTGCTCTATGGTTGTTATATAGGGAGCTTGGCGTTGCCTTTGTCGCAcccattgttgttgttggcgtTTGTGTTGTCTGTGTGGCCATCGCGAGTGGTTTGAGCGGCCCCAGGCAAAATCTTTGGATGGAAAAAATACAGGAAAGGGTTGGCGCTCTTTCTCATGTCGTTGCGAATGTGAAAACCTTAAAGGTTGCCGGCTTGGCGGAATCAGCTGAAGCACTTATCCAGCGTCTCCGTGAGACCGAGGTCGGCATTGGCGGCAGTTGGCGAATGATTATAGTCGCGTTTGTGATAATTGGCTTTGCTCCATCCATGCTAGGCCCGCTATTCACCTTTGCCGTAACATCACGAACTCTCGACACCACTCGAGTATTCACTTCGCtgtcttttcttgttcttctcacAGAGCCACTATCTCAGATCTTCCAATATGTACCTTTCTTGATGGCTTCTTTTACCTGCCTTACGCGCATTCAGACTTTTCTGGAGGAAGAATGCTGCGTAGACTTTCGTGAAGACGCTAGTCGGGCTCAACTTGAGGATGAGTTAAACAAGAGCTCAAGCGAAGACAACGGCGCGTTAATAAAAGTCATTGACGGCAATTTCGgctgggagaaggagaagcctATTCTATCAAAACTTTCTTTCAGCATTGCTGCCAATTCTCTAACCATCATGATTGGACCCACTGCTTGTGGCAAATCGACTCTTCTCAAAGCTCTGTTAGGAGAGACGCCCATCCATGATGGTCGTGTGCTGATACAGCCTGCAGCTCGTCGCATCGGCTACTGCGATCAAACTCCTTTTCTAACCAATGCCAGCGTCAGAGATAATATCCTCGGATATTCTTCGTTTGACGAAGATAGATACAACGAAGTCCTGGAAGCGACGATGCTGCTTCCAGAtcttgctctgcttccaCAGGGTGATCTTACCAAGATAGGGAGCAACGGTGTGAGCCTGAGTGGCGGCCAAAAGCAGAGGGTATCAATGGCCCGCGCATTATACGCAGACTCCAAGCTGTTCTTTTTTGACGATACACTTAGTGGACTAGATGCGGACACCGAAGAGCAGGTATTTCAACGAGTCTTCGCCGCCAACGGTCTCATTCGCCGTCGTAATGCCACAACAATCCTATGTACTCATGCAGTGCGTCATTTGCCGTCTGCAGATCACATTATCGCCCTGAGCCAGGATGGCCTGATTGTTGAACAGGGCACTTTTAATGATCTTGCTTTTCTTGGCGGCTACGTCCAAAGTCTGGAAGTCCAAGTTAGTGACAAATCATCTGAAATTATGCCTTCAGACTCTTCATCTACTCTATCCGCTATGGAGAAGGGCGAAGAGCCCGTTGCCGCTACAGCTCGCACACCACCACCGGCAATGTGGAGTGCAACAGATGAGCATAGTCGACAGACCAGAGATTGGTCCGTCTATAAACACTATGCAGGAAGCATGAAGCCAATTACTTTGCTATCGTTTGTATTACTCGGAATAGCCCTCGGCTTTTTCTTCAACTTTCCGCAGATCTGGCTGAACTTTTGGTCCGCCGATGTGGTGTCGGCTCACAGAGCTCACTCTCAGGCGTACTGGACTGGcatctattctttatttctcaTCTTATGCCTAGCCTCTATAGGCGCGATATGTGCTATTGTTTTCATCTCCATGACTGCGCAGTCCGGCACCACTTTACACCATCAGACGCTACGTACGGTTATTAGAGCTCCATTACGATTTTTCACAACTGTAGACGCTGGAATTGTTACAAATCTCTTCTCCCAGGATATTTCGCTTGTAGATGTAGAGCTGCCCCAGGCGCTCCTCAATGCCACAGCAGAGCTATGCATTTCCATTGGCACGGCCGTTGTTGTGGCCACGGCCTCGCCGTATATCGCTATCAGCTATCCATTCGTTGTTGCTCTCATATGGCTGATCCAAAAATTATATCTACCTACTTCTCGGCAGCTTCGATTGCTAGATCTTGAAACAAAAAGTCCACTGTAGTAAGTCAAAGTCACGCTGCATCTTGTTTACCTAACTCTTCATGTTCTCTTGCACCGCATCACAACAGCTATGCTGATTCGCATCTCCAGTACGCAATTTACAGACACCATCGCCGGAGTCGCAACGCTTCGTGCTTTTGGTTGGACCCAAGAAAGCCTCGATTTCAACATGGGCCTCTTAGACAATTCGCAACGCCCGGCATATCTCCTAGCCATGGTACAACACTGCCTGACCTTTATTCTTTCGGCAGTCGTCACGGTGTTGGCCACATTAGTCGTAGTTCTTGTCACTCAGGTCAAGGAGATCACAGGTGCTGGGCTAGCTGGAGCCTCAATGGTCAGCTTGATGTCTCTTGGAGATTATGTGTCACACCTGATACTCATGTATACTCTCTTGGAAATATCAATCGGAGCTGTAAGCCGGTTGAAGTCTTTTCGTGAGACAGTGTTACCAGAGAGTTCTCCAGAGGAGGATGCGATGCTGCCACCGCTATGGCCATTATATGGATCGCTAGATATCAAAGCTGTGTCGGCTTCTTACAGGTGAGTCATGATACGTCTCTTTATGATTGATTTGATGTTAACGTATTAACCTATTCCAATAGCAACGAATCGGACTCCTCGCTAGCAGTAGAGGACGTAGACTCGAACTCAGATACCACAGATCTTGTTCTAAGAAATATTAGTATAAGCGTCGCACCTGGTGAGAAGGTTGCTATTTGCGGTCGCAGTGGAAGGTGAGCCCGCCTACAGTTTGTACTTCTCTGTTCCAGGTTACTGATCATATAATTAGCGGTAAATCCACTTTATTACTCCTtctgcttcgtcttctgGATCCCCTTCCAGCATGCGCAGACGGCGTTACAATCGACGATGTATCACTGAATCGAGTCAGTCGCTCAATTTTACGACAGCGTGTTATTGCCGTGCCCCAGGATTCCGTCTTCTTTCCAGACGGACACTCTTTCAAAACAAACCTCGATCCATACAATATGTCAACTGATAGTGATTGCACAGAAGTGCTTCAATCAGTAGGCCTCTGGCAGGCTGTAGAAGATAATGGTGGCTTAAATGGCCACTTATCCACTAGTATGCTCTCTCATGGCCAGAGACAGTTGTTTGGCTTCGCCCGTGCGATCCTACGACGACGTGTACGCAGTAGGACTGCTCGTACTGAAATCGCAGGATCAGACGAATATTTACGCAGCTCCTTTGAGAAGGGAGGCGACATCGGTGGCCTGCTACTCTTGGATGAGGTAGGGTCGTCTGTGGATAAGGATACCGATCGCACAATACAAAGACTTATCAGGGATGAATTTGCTCGATACACCACGATCGCAATATCTCATCGGCTTGATGCTATAATGGATTTTGATCGTGTTATTGTGATGGATAAGGGGCGTATTGTTGAGTCTGGCCGCCCTCAAGAGCTGGTAGAACGGGAAGAGGGCGCTTTTAAAAGCCTATGGACCGCCGGAGGTCGATAGCTATGATTAATATTGAAGATGGGGCTCTAAGAGCTGCTGCGATACCATAATTAcacgaagaagaggcattCGTACTTCTGAATCGCCATAATGAATTTACACCCTTAGATGAGGGCGTTATTTTGAATAGATAGATTCTGTCTctcaagatgatgatgcaaggGTCCAGGTCATCGGCTTAGGCCCTTTAATGGTTTCTAATGGGAAGAGCTTAAATAATGATTTGGTTTAGACAACTGttgcttaattaatagctgTCACCAGCCGGTATAATCGTGCTCTAGCTAGCGATAATAGCAAGCAATAATAACCATAGCGAGCTTGTTAAACATGTAGTTATTGATGATGCCTATTTCTCCGCTGCCGATGGTGCAACAGAGGATAGCGGCATCAGGAACGGTCGGCGAGAACATGAAGCACGCGCGGTCGATGGAGCGAATAAGTCTGCCCTTTTCGCAGccagacagcagcaataggCAAAATatagtacatgtagcttTCCTACGTCATCTTAGCCAGTAAGGATATATCGCGATTAAGGAAGACAGCAAAGTGATCCAGTCAGTTTCCTCTTATTGACTCTACATATCTAAGTTTACTATAACTCTTTGTTTCATTCAAGTATAACGAATCTATTTACCCAAGCATGCTGGATACATTatcctctcctcttttcgaAAGACTGGTCCGATATAGAAATTCGCCATCGCTTAATCTATCCTTGTCTGACTCGTCGCCGCCACCGATCTTCACCCCACTAATAAGCGGCCTAGCGTCCAGGTCCGCGATCGCAATATCGCAACTTGGAGATTTCGCAGCTCcaactttttcttatttttgcAAACTTGTCTTCTCTGTCTTCCTCTCTATAAATTCAGCCAGCAATATCTCCCACaaccgccatcgccatcgccatcgccatcgccatcgccatgccTCGAAAATTGTCGTTTCcaacctcttcctccaccctctctctcgcctcctccgccgctgGCACTCCCGTAACTCCAACCTTCAGCTCTACGCCATCAGGTCTATCATCAACTCCCATATCGGCAACCCCCTCTCCCTTTCCGCGCGCCGATCTGCCTGCCTCACTGTGTGATCCTTCACTGCCGTTCCCACGACTCATCGTCTTTGACCTGGACTACACGCTCTGGCCGTTCTGGGTAGACACGCATGTCACCCCGCCGCTGAAGATCAACGCTACGCATACCGGCGCCACGGACCGCACAGGCGAGGATTTTGCGTTTTACGGCGAGGTGCCCGAGATATTAGCCGTGCTGCCATATCTCAATGGCCCGAACAAGATAAAACTGGGCGTGGCGTCGCGGACGAGCGCCCCGAGTTTGGCCCGCGAGCTGCTCAAGGGAATGCACATTCCGCCAACGGCATCCTTCCAGGACGAGGAAGCCGGCGGCAGTAGTAGAAAGTCGTCGGcgctggcgaagaagaaggtatcGATTGATGTGTTTGATGGAGGACTGGAGATATACCCCGGAAGTAAAATCAAGCATTTCGAGGCCTTGCAGAAGCGAACGGGCATTCGATTCGAAGATATGCTGTTTTTCGATGACGAGTCGAGAAATCGAGAGACGGAGCAGTTGGGCTTGACGATGAAGCTGGTTGTGGATGGAGTTACGTGGGAAGAGATTGGGCAGGGAATAGAGCTatggagaagcagaaggggGAGGGTTTAATagagcaagagaaagaatatatatatacatacatgcacatgcacacATATATACACCACAGCTACGTATAGAGTATGGAGATTTGGAAGGGCAGCTAGAACATAGAGGAAACAATCGAGCAATCAAATAGTCATCATTCAGGCATATTGAATCCATTTCCCCAAACCAAGCCCTATCAAAAATTATCCACACCTGTGtaagaaaataaatcaaCCATTCTCCGCAGATATTTGGTATATTCCAAGTCCAGTTATATATTCCCAACCCAGTTAACATTAATACTCCTCACTTCCCCATCCTCGTCTTATCCAACGTGACCAagtttcctcctcttctcctctcaaagacgaagatgatgaaagtttaaaaaaaagaaaaaaaatctccaaCAATGTCAAAACCACGCAAATCGTCTGTCTCCCTCTATCTTTTTGCAATATACAAAGTCGAAAAGATATGGGGGACGCATATGAAGAGGCATTCTGTATATGCAATATGTAATAACGCTAttcaaaaacaaaatgatGAAAGCATGGGTGCTCATATCCAATGTATTTGCCTTTGCATGTATTATTACGTGCTTTTTTGGGCTCGCTTTATGCTGCGGcggtagcagtagcagtggcCAAGGTGGTCACTTCTGCCGTCGTAGTGCCGTTGGTCTTTTCGTTGTTAATGTTCAGCTTCTCAATCGCTTCGGCGGCACCATCCGTCTGTGTGGTTTCATCGGTCGTTCCGTCGAGAGTAGCTTCCGTGGTCTGAGTCCCCTCAGACACGTCGTCGGTCGCTGTGTTCGCTACGCTTTCTGTTTGAGTCGACTCTTCAGTCGTCTTTTCAGCCGGCTGCCACGCCTTGGGGAGCGAGCAGATGATTTCTCGTTGCGTATTGCCCTTCTCGGCACCAAGTCGAACGCAAGCCAGTCGGTCCTCTCCCGGGACGTCCTCCCAGAGCAGTGGTCCGCTGGGGAACGAGCTGTGGCCCTTCTCCCAGCGAATGACACCATCCCATGCAGGGTCGGGAATGCCCAGCTGGCCAAATGTGTAGTCGAGCTCACCACCGTATTTCTTCGGGATGTTCCTCGGGTCAATGAATGCTTCCAGCGTGGGCTTGACCTCGTGGGGAGCGAGCACAAAGATTTTCGACACGGTAATGGGATCAAACCAGCGCTTGACCCAACCCCAGACtgtgctgaagaagatgggcgcgccgatgatgaagattcgATCCAGCGTCTCAGGATAGTGTGCCGTGGCCAGCTGTGAAGCGGCCTGCATGTGGCCCTTGAGGTTCCAA contains the following coding sequences:
- a CDS encoding uncharacterized protein (antiSMASH:Cluster_6.2); translation: MPRKLSFPTSSSTLSLASSAAGTPVTPTFSSTPSGLSSTPISATPSPFPRADLPASLCDPSLPFPRLIVFDLDYTLWPFWVDTHVTPPLKINATHTGATDRTGEDFAFYGEVPEILAVLPYLNGPNKIKLGVASRTSAPSLARELLKGMHIPPTASFQDEEAGGSSRKSSALAKKKVSIDVFDGGLEIYPGSKIKHFEALQKRTGIRFEDMLFFDDESRNRETEQLGLTMKLVVDGVTWEEIGQGIELWRSRRGRV
- a CDS encoding uncharacterized protein (EggNog:ENOG41~antiSMASH:Cluster_6.2), which translates into the protein MTTNFEGSAPAGRVMSSSSATNPGIFPNGHLGHLNATQEEALERFKVVLAEKGLWKAGPPPSHDDQTLLRYLRARRWIVDDALTQFKDTEEWRAANNIDTLYQTIELEAYEQSRRLYPQWTGRRDRRGIPLYVFEIRTLDSKTIANYEKQGANSTFSQAKTDGKTAPGLLRLFALYENLTRFNQPFCTQLMDREHADVPVTMSTNIVDISGVGLKQFWNLKGHMQAASQLATAHYPETLDRIFIIGAPIFFSTVWGWVKRWFDPITVSKIFVLAPHEVKPTLEAFIDPRNIPKKYGGELDYTFGQLGIPDPAWDGVIRWEKGHSSFPSGPLLWEDVPGEDRLACVRLGAEKGNTQREIICSLPKAWQPAEKTTEESTQTESVANTATDDVSEGTQTTEATLDGTTDETTQTDGAAEAIEKLNINNEKTNGTTTAEVTTLATATATAAA